The following is a genomic window from Lysinibacillus sp. G4S2.
AGAATCAGTAAGTTCATTGCCCAGTATGGCAAATGCGCCATTTTAGGTGAAGAATTAGGTATTAATGATTGGCATTGTCATCATATTAATCCGTTTAACATTTCAAAAGATGATAGTTATTCGAACTTAATAATTTTGAATAAGGCTATACATCAACTTATACATTTGAAAGACCAGGCAAAAATTAAAACGCTCTTAAAAGCTGTAAAGCTTTCGAATAAGCAAATAGTAAAAGTAAATAATTTACGACTGAAATGTAACAATGAAATAATCTAATAATGGAAGAAAAGCACTCGTCTGCTTAAGATATAGAAAGAATAAATTGGATTAGTTGGAACGCCGTATGCGATGAAAGTCGCACGTACGGTGTGAACAGGGGGAAAAGCTGGCGATAACTTCAAAAGCTTACCTATCTGTATCAATAAGAAAGCACAAAAGGAATGAGCATTTGCTGTAAAAATAGATTAGATTATTAATGTCTAATAAAAAGTAATGCAAAAAATGAGGCACATTAGAACAAAACTGTTAGTGATAAAAAGCTGATGAGTTTAAGTAAACAGAATTCTACATTATGTTCCCCCAAAATAGAAATACCCCTCAAATCTAATTAAGGGGCCTCTCGAAAATTAATTCAAAATAGGCTGCGGAACCATATCCTTTAGTTGAAGGAGCAAAAATTTGAACAAATCTCCATCCGTCAGATGCGTATTGGTGAATTATATTTTGATAATCTTCTTTTGGTTTACTACCCCAAGCATTTAGTTCCACTTTAACGAAATAGTACTCGTACATTATTATCACCTCGAAAATTAGTTGACTTAGTTACTATACGAAGAAAGTAGAAGATAGTTTCATAATTGTTGATGTAGTTTATTGAACAATCGGGAGCGATTGGAATAAGCTTCACTTTTCTTGTCCAACTAACGGGGTGCTTTACTGTAATAACGATCTTCAGCAATCGGGTGCTATTCCGAAGTAATGATAAAAGTCCAATTTCTTAGTTTTAATGTTGAGAAATTGGACTTTTTATATTTATTTATAGTGCAAAATAGCGCTTAAACTAGATATAAAATATCTCTCAAAGTGTCATTCTACATACCCAGCATGGCTACAAAACCCAAAATCGTTAGAAAGTAATTTAGTCGACCATTCTTTTTTTATAGATAAATCCTGCTACAATCCAAGTCACTAGTGACCATACGATAATAGTAGCTATTGGAACAATGATGTCCATTGTTGTGTATGTTCCTTCTAAAGCCTCTGCTAATAGTACCAATTGAGAACTTGGTAACCACTCTGCGACTTTTAAAACAGGGAAGGCCTCCGATAATCCTTGGAAAAGAGGACCGAATGGGAAAATAAAGATAACAGGTAGAATGATAATAGATCCTTCCATAATCGATTTGGCGAATAGTCCACATACTGTTCCCATTGCAATATAGAACACTGCTGAAAACACTAAAGCAATAGCTATGATGAAAAGATTAGCAGGTTCATAGCCAACAAACAAAATAGTTGTTGCTACAACTACTAATGTAAGGATAAAGACAAACAAGCTTTTACCAATTAAAATATCTCCAAGTGAAGCAGGGGATAGCATTAGACCACGAAGCGTATTTTTTTCTTTTTCCTCTGCAATTAAACAGCATTGTACATAGGCAGTCACAATAGAAAACACCATATTTATCGGTAGGAAATACATGCTGATAGTATTGGCACCTGTTTGATTGTATAGAATAGCCATAATAAGTGGCATTAATGCCATTAAGGATACCGCATAGTTACGTGAAAATTCCTTATAATCTTTCATGAAAATAGCTTGAATACGTGTCATTGAAATGTTCATACTAAATCACTCCCTGTTATTTGCATAAAAATATTACCTAGTGTTGGCTCGTTTGTATAAATGCGAGAAACTTCGTTAGATTGCATCCAATGAAACAGTTTCTGTGCATCCTGTTCTCCATTTTGAATGATTTCACTAGCCCCATTTTTTAATTCAACTGTAATGGAATCATCACCGAATTCCTTTTTCAACTGTTTCGGGGAACCAATTGCCCGAATTTTCCCTTTATGTAAGAAGGCTACACGATCACAAAGTATTTCTGCTTCACTCATATCATGTGTTGTTAAAAATATTGTCGTACCCATTTCATTTAACCTACGCAAGCCGTTATAAATATGCTGTGTATTAACAGGGTCGAGTGCAGAAGTTGGTTCATCTAAAAATAATAGTTCTGGTTTATGCATGATGGCACGTGCAAGCGTAACACGTTGGATCATCCCTTTAGAAAGCTGACTAATCTTCTTTTTACGCTCGCTATATAAGTTAACAAAATCCAAGGCCTCTTTAACAGCTGAATTAGGTAATTGATATAAATTACTATATAGTAATAAATTCTCTTCGATTGAAAGTCGTGTGTACAGACCGCTATTATCCGTTAAAATACCAAAGCGTTTACGATTTTTACTTTGCTTCATCTCATCTGCTGGGCGACCAAACAATAAAACATCGCCAGCAGTTTTTTCAGTTTGTGCTGTTAATATTTTAATAGTAGTAGTTTTTCCGGAGCCACTAGGACCAAGAAAGCCGAATATTTCTCCTTTTTGAATAGTAAATGAAACATCCTGTAATGCTACTTCCTTATTAAATGTTTTCTTCAAATGCTGAACATCGATTACTGCGTTCATTTGAAAACCTCCCTGTGTTGTTGTTGATATCTACACTATAAGGGACAATGGAGAGCTCAACATTAAATTACAGGTGAAAGGCAGTAAAATGCCCTTTAGTGGAGAAATATTTCAGCTGACAGGAGTCGTTTATTTCCTGGGAAATCTCCTAAATTCCGAGTATTTCCTTTAAATCTGCAAGCTTATTTTTCGACAATGGTACTACAGCCTTTTCATTACTATTTAAGGCTAGGCTGTAGCTATTGCGAGTCCACGTAATGATTTCCCGAACCTTTTGCAAGTTTACGATATAAGAGCGATGACTTCTAAAAAAGCCAAATGGTGTCAATTTTTGCTCAAGCTCATTCAGTGATAATGTACATGGATAGGTTTCCCCTGCAACATACACTGAAACGACCCCTTCAACACTTTCGATATAATCAATCTCAGGGGGATTAAATAAAATGATTTTGTCATTTTTCTTCGTAGGAATTTTATCAAGTCGAATGGGTGCATTTTCAAGTGTAGGAGAAGCTGGTTCTGTCTCATCCTCTTTAACATCTAATCCATGTAAGCCCATTGTATCCAGTCTATGTATTGCTGTACTCGAAATAATTAAATCCTCAAGATTATTAGACAGTAAAATAACTGTTTTATCCTGTTTTTGAAGGGCACCCAATAACTGAATGACTTTTTGCTTGGAAAACTCATCAAGATTTTGAAATGGCTCTTCTAAAACTTGTATTTGTGCTGAACTGAGATATGTATGAATTAATTTTAAACGTTGCTTTTCTCCGTTTGAAAGCTTGCTGATCTTGATTTTTTTTTGCTCCGTTAAAGCGGTTAATTGCAATAAATCCTCCATTTTTTCAGAAGTAGCATCGAAGAGCTTTAAGCAAAATTGGATATATTCTCGAACCGTAAGTCGCTCATACAACGCACTTTCGCGAAGATATGTATACGTATTGCTTTGTTTCATAAACCATTGCATTAATGTATTGATTTTAGATACATCTGTATAAATGCCGATAATAATTCCTGTCTGCAAGGAGAGGTGAAAGCTTGGATATATGACATTGCCTCCTTCAATATAAGGTTCAATAATCATGTTTTCATTTTGATCCATTACTTTGTCCTCCTTGATTTTGTTCGATTTGAAAAAATTGTAAAATATCGGTTTGTGCATGTAAATAACTTTCATGACAATAGTTCGAATTATAGTAGTCCATAAAACCATGCTGACCTTTATATTGTTTCGTGTGAACAGCTGGTAATGTATCGAGTGCTTCCTTTAATTCATGGACATTAAAGCTTTTCTCATGACTTGGTAAAATGACAAGCGTCGGACAAGTTGGGATTATATCAAGATACTGGCGAATACGTGAACCATAAACGCAAACGATTCCTTGTAATGGGAGGGTTGATAGTCGCCAAGCTAATGTTGCACCTACACTAAATCCAATTAATAGCACTTCATTATACTGTGTCCTAGCTTCCAATAGTTTTTCGCTTAGTTTTTTGAGTGGCGCATCAAAGCCAACTTCATTTATGAAAAACTTATAGGATTCCTGTTCTTGTTCATATGTAAATACTGTATTTTCTGAATATAAAGAAATGCACTCAACAGTAGTGCTAGCGTTACTGTATGTTTCAGCTTGCTTTTTTATAAAATCGTTTACACCGTATATTTCATGTAAAATAAATATTTTCCTCTTCATATAGGCCTCACTTTCTTTTTTCCAATAGTGTACCAAAAAGTAATCATATCGTATATTTTACAAATGCTTAGGGTTAATTTCATTATTTTGGTAATTATTTCAAAAGTAGCACAAAAGTAAAAAATCCGCGCAGACTTATGTGGCTCTTGATTTGACCACAGAAAGCGAGGCGGATTTTTCTGTTGATATAAGCCTTTATTTCATTGCTTTAGACATAAAACCCTTCATTTCCATACTAAGCGTAGTAAGCTCATCAATAATTTCACTAAAGTCCTGA
Proteins encoded in this region:
- a CDS encoding DUF4177 domain-containing protein, giving the protein MYEYYFVKVELNAWGSKPKEDYQNIIHQYASDGWRFVQIFAPSTKGYGSAAYFELIFERPLN
- a CDS encoding ABC transporter permease, encoding MNISMTRIQAIFMKDYKEFSRNYAVSLMALMPLIMAILYNQTGANTISMYFLPINMVFSIVTAYVQCCLIAEEKEKNTLRGLMLSPASLGDILIGKSLFVFILTLVVVATTILFVGYEPANLFIIAIALVFSAVFYIAMGTVCGLFAKSIMEGSIIILPVIFIFPFGPLFQGLSEAFPVLKVAEWLPSSQLVLLAEALEGTYTTMDIIVPIATIIVWSLVTWIVAGFIYKKRMVD
- a CDS encoding ABC transporter ATP-binding protein → MNAVIDVQHLKKTFNKEVALQDVSFTIQKGEIFGFLGPSGSGKTTTIKILTAQTEKTAGDVLLFGRPADEMKQSKNRKRFGILTDNSGLYTRLSIEENLLLYSNLYQLPNSAVKEALDFVNLYSERKKKISQLSKGMIQRVTLARAIMHKPELLFLDEPTSALDPVNTQHIYNGLRRLNEMGTTIFLTTHDMSEAEILCDRVAFLHKGKIRAIGSPKQLKKEFGDDSITVELKNGASEIIQNGEQDAQKLFHWMQSNEVSRIYTNEPTLGNIFMQITGSDLV
- a CDS encoding LytTR family transcriptional regulator DNA-binding domain-containing protein: MDQNENMIIEPYIEGGNVIYPSFHLSLQTGIIIGIYTDVSKINTLMQWFMKQSNTYTYLRESALYERLTVREYIQFCLKLFDATSEKMEDLLQLTALTEQKKIKISKLSNGEKQRLKLIHTYLSSAQIQVLEEPFQNLDEFSKQKVIQLLGALQKQDKTVILLSNNLEDLIISSTAIHRLDTMGLHGLDVKEDETEPASPTLENAPIRLDKIPTKKNDKIILFNPPEIDYIESVEGVVSVYVAGETYPCTLSLNELEQKLTPFGFFRSHRSYIVNLQKVREIITWTRNSYSLALNSNEKAVVPLSKNKLADLKEILGI
- a CDS encoding dienelactone hydrolase family protein, which encodes MKRKIFILHEIYGVNDFIKKQAETYSNASTTVECISLYSENTVFTYEQEQESYKFFINEVGFDAPLKKLSEKLLEARTQYNEVLLIGFSVGATLAWRLSTLPLQGIVCVYGSRIRQYLDIIPTCPTLVILPSHEKSFNVHELKEALDTLPAVHTKQYKGQHGFMDYYNSNYCHESYLHAQTDILQFFQIEQNQGGQSNGSK